Genomic window (Bacteroidota bacterium):
ACAATGGCCTTATGTTCTTCTGGAATATCCTCTTCTAAAGTAATCTTCACATAAGGCAAGCTTTTAAGTACTTCAAGTAGATGAAGTGCCTTATTGTCTTTAATATCTAAAATGACTTTCATGAAACAATTTTGAATATTCGATAAAGCAATTAACACAAATATAGCCAATAAATGCGCAAATAATGTACCTTAAAGATGGATAAATTTGATAACTTTATGGTTGCTATGGGCTGCATTAGACTCGACATAATAGATAATATTCCGTCAAAACGTTCCTCACAAATTCTGATGGGCTCCCTAAGTAATTGGAAACCAATTACTAAAAGGGTGTTAGTACTTATAGGTTCGGGTTTCCAGGGGCAGGAAATAGATGATGAAATCAAAGGAGAAGGAAATTCCGTCAACTTCAAATACAGAATGCAGGATCCAAGGATTGGGAGGTTCTTTGCAGTGGACCCGTTGGCTGCTAAGTATGCTTATAATAGTCCTTATGCATTTAGCGAAAATAGTCTTATTGCATTTATTGAATTAGAAGGACTTGAAAAAGTATTTTACCATAGCTCCCTTTCATCAGATTTTAGAACTGTTCTTGAAGTAGAAAGAGAAACACCAGTTGGTTGTGAATTTCATACAACACTCAAAGATCAAGATAAAGTTGATGTCGTATATTTTGGTATTCCCAAAGACGCTTTAGATGAAGGACTTCACAAAGAGATAAAATCAGCTGATCATTATGAAAGAGTCAAGAAAAGATACCCGGCAGCGTTTAGAAATGTTAGTGTGGATAAAATAGAAGAACATTTTTCAGAAAATAAGGGCAAGACATTGATGTTAATTGGAATTAGGAAAGAAACAACTAAGTTTAATTGGGAAAAAGATGAATCATATATTGCAAAAATACCGATTAATGAAGCTGCAAAAACTTTAAATCACGAAGAATATCATGGATTAAAAGTATTAAAAGGAGAAAACATTGGTGAAGATAAAAATGAACTAGATCATCAAGATTACTATGGCGAATGGACAACTTCTTCACCATCTGATGAGGAAGTTCAAAATGAAACAAAGTATAAAAATTCGATAGCAAAAAGAGCAGTAATATGTCAAACAAAATAAATATTTTATTGGCATTTTATGGAATACTTATATTTGCAGGAATTATATGTTGTAAAAGAAATTGTAAGGAATTTGAAATAGTCATAAATCCTAACTCCGAACGCCCCCCTTTAATAAAAATTACAGGAAAAGATTCTAGCAAATGCGTGTATCAAGCATATGTATATATAATGCTTAAAGATTGCACCATTGATTCTCGAGGAGAATTATTTCTTAAAAATGATGCTTTTTACTTAAATGTTAAAGATCCTTCAATAAATAATTTAAGGTATTTTGATTTTAAGAAATCATTAAATGAGGATTATACTATTCCAATAACTATTTTAGATAAAAAGTATTCTATAAAAGCTTCTGTAGAGGAAATTGTAAATTGGAAGGAAGGCATAGAAGTATATGTATTTAGATTTCAAGAGACATATTATTATTTAGATAGACCATTAGATGTTATACTACTATGTTCTAAAGAAAATGGGATTCTTGGATCATATCTAACAACATATGAAAATGAGAATAAAATACTAATTGCACCTGGTGGAGAAATTTTAAAGGATTATATAGATTATTCAGATTATAAAATAAGATATTTAAAGTAGGTAGGGTAACCAACGCCAACTAGTCCAAGCATGTAAAAACAAAAACTGGTTCAAGATTAAGCGTAGCGATTCTTGGAACTTTTGTTTAATTATTTATATAAAAAATGCGAGTAAATCGTTATCTTATAGCACAAAACACCTATGTTCTTCTTCAGTTCACATACCAGCATACCGCTTCCGTACGTATACGCCTCACAAACCCCAATAAGCCCTCTAAGTAATTGAAAACCTATCACTAAGAAGGACTCCAGAACTTACAGGATTGTTTTTAGGAGGCTAGTAAGGTTTCAGTGGCCTAAATATGTCGGTGGGAATAAAGGATATACGTTAAACAAATTTAGCATAAGACAATTGTGAAAATACAATATCAAAAATTAAACTGAAATTAAACTCTTGCTAAGTAATTTTGAAATGAATATAAACACCTCAAAATGGAAAAAACATATAAATCCTGCCAAAGCTGTGGGATGCCGTTAAAGAAGGATGAAGCCGGAGGAGGCTCAAATTTGGATGGAACAAAATCAATAATGTATTGTAGTCATTGTTTTCAGGATGGAGAGTTTACCAATCCTGATATTGATGTCAATCAAATGAAAACCTTAGTAAAAGGAAAACTTAAAGAAATGGGTTCCCCGGCCTTATGGGAGGTTTTTTCACTTTGAATATCCCAAAACTTGAGCGTTGGAAATAAAAACAATTTTTATTTTTTCATATCATGATAAATTTAAAATTTTTTGAAAAAGAATCCTTATTGAGAAATAACCATGAGTATATTTACAGATTTAGCCAGCGTGCTTGATGAAAACGATGAACTTTCAAATAAAGAAAGAGCAAAACTGATTGCTGACAACAAGGATGAAAAAGAGATCAAAGAACTTGTAAAGAGGCTCAATTATCAAAACAGGGGCATTCAAAGTGATAGTATTAAAGTACTTTATGAAATTGGATATGTAAAACCTGAACTAATTTTGCCTTATTTAAATGATTTTCTTGATTTATTAAACAGCTCCAACAACCGGATGATTTGGGGTAGTATGTGTGCATTGAGTTCTATCTCAAATATTGAGGCAAAACAATTATATCCTCATTTGAATAAAATATTAAACGCAGTTGATGAGGGATCTGTAATTACTAAAGATGCTGCTGTCATCATCTTGGTCAATCTGGCAAAAATAAACACTTATAAAAGCGAGTGTACAAACTTATACCTAAAAGTATTGAAGAATAGCCCGCATAATCAATTCCCTATGTATGCTGAGAAAGGATTCGAAATAATTGATAGTTCTTGCAAAAATGAATTTCAAACAATAATTGCTATTCGCTTGGATCAGCTGGAGAAAGAATCTCAAAAGAAAAGACTTTTAAAGCTTTTAAAGAAACTCGAAAGCTAAGATTTGCGAAAAACACTTTTTTTTTAAGCACCACCCCCCTATTCAATATACTCTGTTCGTAATTTTTATCACTTTTACCAATTGTTCACAATTTTTTAAAGGGGTATCTCTGATATTTATGTATTTTTGAGTAAAATTAAACTATACATAGAAATGTCATATTTACGTTTTAGTGCCTTGGAAGACATCAGGAAAAGAAAAGCTATTGATGTTAAATTACCTTCTGTAAAAACTTCAGAATATTTTGCTGTCAATGTTTTTGATTTAAAGAAAATGCAAGAATATTTGTCTGAAGAAGCTTATGAAAGTGTTAAAAATGCAGTTGAAAGTGGAAGTAAAATTGATCGAAAAGTAGCTGAACAAATTGCTTCCGGAATGAAATCATGGGCACTTGATCGTGGAGCATCTCATTATACTCATTGGTTCCAACCCTTGCATGGAACAACAGCCGAAAAACACGATGCATTTTTTCAACCAACAAAAGATGGTGGCGTAATTGAAAGTTTTGGTGGCGACAAACTCGTTCAACAAGAACCTGATGCCAGTAGTTTCCCCAGTGGTGGAATCCGAAATACTTTTGAGGCCAGAGGTTATACTGCTTGGGATCCTTCATCTCCAGCATTTGTTATTGGAACAACACTATGTATTCCAACTATTTTTGTAGCCTACACAGGCGAAGCATTGGATTATAAAACACCATTGTTACGTTCGCTTACAGCTCTTGATTCTGCCGCAGTTAAAGTATGTCAGTTATTTGATCGAAATGTAACGAAAGTAATTGGCACACTGGGATGGGAACAGGAATATTTCCTCGTTGATGAAGCACTTTATCATGCTCGTCCTGATTTGATGCTTACAAAACGCACCTTAATGGGTCATGCTTCTGCAAAAGATCAGCAATTGGCCGACAATTACTTTGGATCAATACCTGAGCGTGTCATGTCCTTTATGAAGGAATTGGAAATAGAAGCCTATAAATTGGGAATTCCAATTAAAACAAGGCATAACGAGGTAGCTCCAAACCAATTTGAGTGTGCTCCTGTATTTGAAGAAGTGAATCTGGCAGTTGATCACAACCAATTATTGATGGACATCATGGAAAAAATAGCCAAACATCACTACTTCCGTGTTCTATTCCATGAAAAACCATACAAAGGGGTGAATGGTAGTGGCAAACATTGCAATTGGTCCTTAGCAACCAATACAGGCATTAATTTACTTTCGCCAGGCAAAACACCAAAATTAAACCTACAGTTTTTAACTTTTCTTGTTAATACAATGAAAGCTGTTCACGATTGGCAGGATTTAATTCGTGCAAGCATCATGTCTAGTGGCAATTCCCATCGACTTGGAGGACATGAAGCGCCACCAGCAATTATTTCAGTATTCATTGGTCAGCAATTAACCAAAATGCTGGATGAAATAGTGAATCGTGTTAGTAATAAGAAAATGTCGCCTGATGAAAAAACAGGTCTTAAGTTAGATGTTGGTAAAATTCCAGAAATATTACTTGACAATACTGATCGTAACCGTACGTCTCCATTTGCATTTACAGGAAATCGTTTTGAGTTCAGAGCTGTTGGAGGATCTGCCAATACAGCAAATCCAATGATTACACTTAATACCGTAATGGCCAATCAGCTGAATGAATTTATGACAGATGTGAATAAAGCCCGGGAAAAAGGAGTTAAAAAAGATGAAGCTATTTTTCAGGTTTTGCGCAATTATATTATAAAATCCAAGAGAATTCGTTTTGAAGGCGATGGATATAGCGACAATTGGGTAAAAGAAGCAGAAAAAAGAGGATTATCAAATATCACAGACGTGCCTGATTCTTTTTCAGCTATCATCACAAAAGAAGCCAAGGCTTTATTTACCAAAACCAATGTTTTAAGCGAAGTTGAAATTAACGCTCGTTTTGATATTCGCTTAGAGCGATTTACAAAAAAGATTCAAATTGAATCAAGGGTTTTAGGTGATTTAGCTATAAATCATATAATTCCAACGTGTATTAATTATCAAACCAAGTTAATTGAGAATGTCAAAGGGATAAAACAAGTTTGCACGGTTGACGAATTCAATTCTGTTTCAGCACTTCAAATGGAAACAATTAAAGAAATATCCCACCGAATTAGTCAGGCAAAAATGTTGGTTGACCAAATGAAAGAGGAAAGGAAAAAAGCGAATAATATGGAAAAAATACTAGATAAGGCAAACTATTACAGCAAAGTGGTTATACCGTATCTGGGCAAAATTCGTTCTCATATCGATCGTCTGGAACTCATTGTTGATGACCGTATGTGGCCAATGCCAAAATATCGGGAGCTACTTTTTAACAGGTAAGAAGCAATCTCATTCAAAATATTTTCATAGCTCAAAAAGCTATTTGGCATCCGCTTTTCTGAATAATTTTCCGTGTAAAATCAATTCTTCGATTAATGCTTTATGCATATATTTGATCAATTGATATATAAACCATCAAACTCTTTAGATCAATAATAAAGCCAAATGAAAAAACATATTATTTTAATAACATTTGTATTAATCAGCGTTTATGCATTTCCACAAATCAATCCTCATAACGAGACATTTAGTTCAGCAGGAAGTAATGTTTTCTTTAAAGAGATTAAACCAAAAATAATTGATATTCCTAGTGCAGTTTATTTGAACGATAAATGGACATCCACTACCTTGTATTATAATTCAGAATATACTATAAATAACGTGAAGTGTAAATA
Coding sequences:
- a CDS encoding glutamine synthetase type III: MSYLRFSALEDIRKRKAIDVKLPSVKTSEYFAVNVFDLKKMQEYLSEEAYESVKNAVESGSKIDRKVAEQIASGMKSWALDRGASHYTHWFQPLHGTTAEKHDAFFQPTKDGGVIESFGGDKLVQQEPDASSFPSGGIRNTFEARGYTAWDPSSPAFVIGTTLCIPTIFVAYTGEALDYKTPLLRSLTALDSAAVKVCQLFDRNVTKVIGTLGWEQEYFLVDEALYHARPDLMLTKRTLMGHASAKDQQLADNYFGSIPERVMSFMKELEIEAYKLGIPIKTRHNEVAPNQFECAPVFEEVNLAVDHNQLLMDIMEKIAKHHYFRVLFHEKPYKGVNGSGKHCNWSLATNTGINLLSPGKTPKLNLQFLTFLVNTMKAVHDWQDLIRASIMSSGNSHRLGGHEAPPAIISVFIGQQLTKMLDEIVNRVSNKKMSPDEKTGLKLDVGKIPEILLDNTDRNRTSPFAFTGNRFEFRAVGGSANTANPMITLNTVMANQLNEFMTDVNKAREKGVKKDEAIFQVLRNYIIKSKRIRFEGDGYSDNWVKEAEKRGLSNITDVPDSFSAIITKEAKALFTKTNVLSEVEINARFDIRLERFTKKIQIESRVLGDLAINHIIPTCINYQTKLIENVKGIKQVCTVDEFNSVSALQMETIKEISHRISQAKMLVDQMKEERKKANNMEKILDKANYYSKVVIPYLGKIRSHIDRLELIVDDRMWPMPKYRELLFNR